The Paraburkholderia acidisoli genome contains a region encoding:
- a CDS encoding pseudouridine synthase, with product MNLESILFSQGFGTRRQCRAMIADARVAVAGATCTDPLADFDPAGLVFSVDGAAWPYHAHAYVALNKPAGYECSRDPQHHLSVFHLLPPQFAERNVQCVGRLDQDTTGLLLLSDDGQFVHAFTSPKRKVPKVYLATTRHAIDETQLQALREGVLLHGERAPSAAVAAVARGEHTLELTVLEGKYHQVKRMVAAAGNRVEALHRERIGGFGLPGTLAPGQWQWLDAAALDALRNNG from the coding sequence ATGAATCTCGAAAGCATTCTCTTCAGCCAGGGTTTCGGCACGCGCCGCCAATGTCGCGCAATGATCGCCGATGCGCGCGTCGCCGTCGCGGGCGCAACGTGCACCGACCCGCTCGCCGACTTCGACCCGGCCGGCCTCGTCTTCAGCGTCGACGGCGCGGCGTGGCCGTATCACGCGCACGCCTATGTCGCGCTCAACAAGCCCGCCGGTTACGAGTGTTCGCGCGATCCGCAGCATCACCTGAGTGTGTTTCATCTGCTGCCGCCGCAGTTCGCCGAGCGCAACGTGCAGTGCGTCGGCCGCCTCGATCAGGACACCACGGGCCTCCTGCTGCTCTCCGACGACGGCCAGTTCGTGCACGCGTTCACCTCGCCCAAACGCAAGGTGCCGAAGGTCTATCTCGCGACCACGCGTCATGCCATCGACGAAACCCAGTTGCAGGCCCTGCGCGAAGGCGTTCTGCTGCACGGCGAGCGCGCGCCCAGCGCCGCCGTCGCGGCCGTCGCGCGCGGCGAGCACACGCTCGAACTCACGGTGCTCGAAGGCAAGTACCACCAGGTCAAGCGCATGGTGGCCGCGGCGGGCAACCGCGTGGAGGCACTGCATCGCGAGCGCATCGGCGGTTTCGGGCTGCCCGGCACGCTCGCACCGGGCCAATGGCAATGGCTCGACGCCGCCGCCCTCGACGCGCTGCGCAACAACGGGTAA
- a CDS encoding aspartyl/asparaginyl beta-hydroxylase domain-containing protein codes for MDNFLLIAINTDVMPLRTALQRNPDLWGANSVRQDFANSPHADVRDILLRFSDTSASNIGDQLVCSSMPALAQLPEARPLIHGLLARVNATMLGRVLITRLPAGKSIKPHRDVLGAYAHHYQRYHIPLQSLPGCSFCAGGEHVFMKPGEVWWFNASVDHEVVNNSADDRIHLIIDARSD; via the coding sequence ATGGATAACTTCCTGCTGATCGCGATTAACACTGACGTGATGCCGTTGCGCACAGCCCTTCAGCGCAATCCTGATCTTTGGGGCGCCAATTCTGTTCGGCAAGATTTTGCAAACTCCCCGCACGCGGACGTGCGGGACATCTTGTTGAGATTTTCTGACACTTCGGCTTCGAATATCGGAGACCAGCTTGTTTGCTCCAGCATGCCCGCGCTTGCTCAACTGCCCGAGGCTCGTCCATTGATTCACGGCTTGTTGGCGCGCGTCAACGCCACGATGCTAGGGCGAGTCCTGATAACGCGGTTGCCTGCCGGCAAATCTATCAAGCCGCATCGCGACGTCCTTGGTGCTTATGCGCATCACTATCAGCGCTACCACATACCTCTTCAAAGCCTTCCTGGTTGCTCCTTTTGTGCCGGTGGCGAACACGTGTTCATGAAGCCTGGCGAAGTTTGGTGGTTCAACGCTAGTGTGGACCATGAAGTCGTGAACAACAGCGCTGACGATCGTATCCATCTCATCATTGACGCCCGTTCGGATTGA
- a CDS encoding helix-turn-helix transcriptional regulator, with translation MKNTSEASIGAPSAEIVALPILPAIGLSKWPQIAPFLPIGRETWRKLVRAGKAPQPIRLSGTCVVYRNEEIHQYLADPLGYRS, from the coding sequence ATGAAGAACACTTCTGAGGCGTCAATCGGTGCTCCTTCGGCCGAGATCGTGGCCCTGCCGATCCTCCCGGCGATCGGCCTTTCAAAGTGGCCTCAGATCGCTCCGTTCCTCCCCATCGGTCGCGAAACGTGGCGCAAACTGGTCCGTGCGGGTAAAGCTCCGCAGCCGATTCGGTTGTCCGGGACTTGCGTTGTTTACCGCAACGAAGAGATCCATCAATACCTTGCCGATCCGCTCGGCTATCGCTCCTGA
- a CDS encoding NAD-dependent epimerase/dehydratase family protein encodes MIATRKLRRARILIVGAGDVGLRCLHPLRAHASGARVFALTRRTERAGELRAAGAVPVAGDLDTRASLARLAGLARVVLHLAPPQKTGDDDLRTRRLIAALSARRRAVARAPQPALAGASRSAFWRTVRSAGISAGPFARPFAIVPERTLRSRRAQRAAPHAPRATRAVPPRTRLVYASTTGVYGDCGGARIDETRTPRPANARAIRRISAERQLRRATARGALTATIARIPGIYAASRLPLARLEKRTPALVAADDVYTSHIHADDLAAILLRLATHGRPARTIHASDDSELKMGEYFDRVADAFGLARAPRVSRAEAERELDPVLLSFMRESRRLANTRLKREVRARLKYPDVDAFLRTLPPRS; translated from the coding sequence ATGATTGCCACCAGAAAACTGCGCCGGGCGCGCATCCTGATAGTGGGCGCGGGCGACGTCGGGCTGCGCTGTCTCCACCCGTTGCGGGCGCACGCCAGCGGCGCACGCGTGTTCGCGCTCACGCGCCGCACCGAACGCGCCGGCGAACTGCGCGCCGCGGGCGCCGTGCCCGTGGCGGGCGACCTCGATACGCGCGCGAGCCTCGCGCGGCTTGCCGGTCTTGCGCGCGTCGTGCTGCACCTCGCGCCGCCGCAGAAAACCGGCGACGACGACCTGCGCACGCGCCGTTTGATCGCCGCGCTTTCGGCGCGCCGCCGCGCGGTTGCGCGAGCGCCGCAACCGGCGCTGGCGGGCGCTTCGCGGTCCGCATTCTGGCGCACCGTTCGCAGCGCCGGAATCAGTGCGGGACCGTTCGCCAGACCGTTCGCCATTGTACCCGAGCGCACTTTGCGCTCCCGGCGCGCGCAGCGTGCTGCTCCTCATGCACCTCGTGCCACCCGTGCCGTTCCGCCGCGCACGCGGCTGGTCTACGCGAGCACGACAGGCGTGTACGGCGACTGCGGCGGCGCGCGCATCGACGAAACCCGCACCCCGCGGCCCGCCAACGCCCGCGCGATCCGGCGTATTTCCGCTGAACGGCAGTTGCGCCGCGCCACCGCGCGCGGCGCGCTTACGGCAACAATCGCGCGCATTCCCGGCATTTACGCGGCCAGCCGCTTGCCGCTCGCGCGTCTGGAAAAGCGCACGCCGGCGCTGGTGGCAGCCGACGACGTTTACACGAGCCATATCCACGCCGACGATCTCGCGGCCATCCTGTTGCGCCTCGCCACGCACGGCCGGCCCGCCCGCACGATACACGCGAGCGACGACAGCGAACTGAAGATGGGCGAGTACTTCGACCGCGTGGCCGATGCCTTCGGTTTGGCGCGTGCGCCGCGCGTGAGCCGCGCCGAGGCCGAGCGCGAACTCGATCCCGTGCTGCTGTCGTTCATGCGTGAGTCGCGGCGTCTCGCCAATACGCGGCTCAAGCGCGAGGTACGCGCGCGCCTGAAGTATCCGGATGTCGATGCGTTTTTGCGCACGCTGCCGCCGCGTTCATGA
- the poxB gene encoding ubiquinone-dependent pyruvate dehydrogenase, translating to MAKTIADHLAKTLEAVGVERIWGVTGDSLNGLSASLRKLGTIRWMHTRHEEVAAFAAGAEAAATGRLAVCAGSCGPGNLHLINGLYDAHRNRSPVLAIAAHIPSTEIGLGYFQETHPTELFRECSHYVELVTNASQFPRVLDTALRTAIDQKGVAVIVLPGDVALLEAPDEDATWAQAARPATLPSSADIDRLAELLNRSEAVTLLCGSGCKNAHDEVVAFADALGAPTVHALRGKQYVEWDNPYDVGMTGLIGFSSGYHAMMSCDTLVMLGTDFPYRNFYPQNVNIVQIDRDAAALGKRAPLTLGLIGDVRETLRALAPKLTRKQDRRFLERARDHYAEARKGLDDLARPAAAGKPLHPQYVVARLNEIADDDAIFAVDVGTPTLWAARYLTMNGRRRLHGSFNHGSMANAMPQALGAQAAHAGRQVVSLSGDGGLSMLLGDILTARQLDLPIKIVVLNNGSLGFVAMEMKAGGYVETGTDLAATNFAEIAKGAGLFGVRVETSEALDEGLRAAFAHPGPALVDVVTTKHELAMPPKLQWAQAKGFSLYMLRAVLSGRGDEVVELAQTNLR from the coding sequence ATGGCGAAGACGATCGCGGATCATCTGGCGAAAACGCTCGAAGCAGTGGGTGTCGAGCGTATCTGGGGCGTAACGGGCGACAGCCTCAACGGCCTCTCGGCGAGCTTGCGCAAGCTCGGCACGATCCGCTGGATGCACACGCGCCACGAAGAAGTCGCGGCGTTCGCGGCCGGCGCCGAAGCGGCGGCAACGGGGCGCCTCGCGGTGTGCGCGGGCAGTTGCGGACCGGGCAATCTGCATCTCATCAACGGACTCTACGACGCGCATCGCAACCGCTCGCCGGTGCTCGCGATCGCGGCGCATATTCCGTCGACGGAAATCGGCCTCGGCTATTTCCAGGAAACGCATCCGACCGAACTGTTCCGCGAATGCAGCCATTACGTCGAACTCGTGACGAACGCCTCGCAGTTTCCGCGCGTGCTCGACACGGCGCTGCGCACGGCGATCGACCAGAAGGGCGTGGCCGTGATCGTGCTGCCCGGCGACGTCGCGCTGCTCGAAGCGCCCGACGAAGACGCCACCTGGGCGCAGGCCGCGCGCCCCGCGACGCTGCCTTCCTCGGCCGACATCGACCGGCTCGCCGAACTGCTCAACCGCTCGGAAGCTGTGACGCTGCTGTGCGGCAGCGGCTGCAAGAACGCGCACGACGAAGTGGTGGCGTTCGCCGACGCGCTCGGCGCGCCGACCGTGCACGCGCTGCGCGGCAAGCAATATGTCGAATGGGATAACCCGTACGACGTGGGCATGACGGGCTTGATCGGCTTCAGCTCGGGGTATCACGCGATGATGTCGTGCGACACGCTCGTGATGCTCGGCACCGACTTTCCGTATCGCAACTTCTATCCGCAGAACGTGAACATCGTGCAGATCGATCGCGACGCCGCCGCGCTCGGCAAGCGTGCGCCGCTCACGCTGGGCTTGATCGGCGACGTGCGCGAGACGTTGCGCGCGCTCGCGCCCAAGCTCACGCGCAAGCAGGATCGCCGCTTTCTGGAGCGCGCGCGCGACCACTACGCGGAGGCGCGCAAGGGACTCGACGATCTCGCGCGCCCGGCCGCCGCGGGCAAGCCGCTGCATCCGCAATACGTGGTGGCGCGCCTGAACGAAATTGCCGACGACGACGCGATCTTCGCCGTGGATGTCGGCACGCCGACGCTGTGGGCCGCGCGCTATCTGACGATGAACGGCCGGCGCCGTCTGCATGGCTCGTTCAACCACGGCTCGATGGCGAACGCGATGCCGCAGGCGCTCGGCGCGCAGGCCGCGCATGCGGGTCGTCAGGTCGTGTCGCTCTCGGGGGACGGCGGTTTGTCGATGCTGCTCGGCGACATTCTCACGGCGCGCCAGCTCGATCTGCCGATCAAGATAGTGGTCCTGAACAACGGCTCGCTCGGTTTCGTGGCGATGGAGATGAAAGCGGGCGGCTACGTGGAGACGGGCACCGATCTCGCCGCCACCAATTTCGCCGAGATCGCGAAGGGCGCGGGCCTCTTCGGCGTGCGCGTGGAGACCTCGGAGGCGCTCGACGAAGGCTTGCGCGCGGCGTTCGCGCATCCGGGACCGGCGCTCGTGGACGTGGTGACGACGAAGCACGAACTCGCGATGCCGCCGAAGCTGCAATGGGCGCAGGCGAAGGGTTTCAGTCTGTATATGCTGCGCGCGGTGCTGAGCGGTCGCGGCGACGAAGTGGTGGAACTGGCGCAGACGAATTTGCGCTGA
- a CDS encoding GNAT family acetyltransferase, protein MSITIRTFTEADTEAVLALWLDAFPEYNDASRPHRNPRLSIANKLGTQPELFFVAEQDGDGEQPTLVGTVMAGYDGHRGWLYSLAVAPPARRHGLGTRLVRHAEAALAALGCLKLNLQVLSDKPDVLAFYDALGYRADAVVSLGKRLAVMEPAAS, encoded by the coding sequence ATGTCCATCACGATCCGCACCTTCACCGAGGCCGATACCGAGGCCGTGCTCGCGCTCTGGCTCGACGCCTTTCCCGAGTACAACGACGCGAGCCGGCCGCATCGCAATCCGCGCCTGTCGATCGCGAACAAGCTCGGGACGCAGCCGGAGCTGTTCTTCGTCGCCGAGCAGGACGGCGATGGCGAACAACCCACGCTCGTTGGCACGGTGATGGCGGGTTACGACGGCCATCGCGGCTGGCTCTATTCGCTCGCGGTCGCGCCGCCCGCGCGGCGGCACGGTCTCGGCACGCGCCTCGTGCGCCACGCCGAAGCCGCGCTCGCCGCGCTGGGCTGCCTCAAGCTCAACTTGCAGGTGCTCAGCGACAAGCCCGACGTGCTCGCGTTCTACGACGCGCTCGGTTATCGCGCCGACGCCGTGGTCAGCCTCGGCAAGCGGCTCGCCGTGATGGAGCCGGCGGCGAGCTGA
- a CDS encoding acetylornithine transaminase, with the protein MNFSEYPIESLMYITNRPEIVFTHGKGSWLYDNEGKRYLDFIQGWAVNSLGHCNDGMIEALEKQSRLLINPSPAFYNAPMAKLADLLTANSCFDKVFFANSGAEANEGAIKLARKWGKKHRDGAFEIITFDHSFHGRTIATMSASGKPGWDTIYAPQVPGFPKADLNDIASVEKLINAKTVAVMLEPIQGEGGVIPATREFMQALRALTQKHGILLIADEVQSGCGRAGTLFAYELSGIEPDIMTLGKGIGGGVPLAALCAKESACVFEAGDQGGTYNGNPLMTAVGYSVISQLVAPGFLEGVRARADYLRDQLLELSAERGFEGERGEGLLRALLLGKDIGPQIVEKARDMQPDGLLLNAARPNLLRFMPALNVTNAEIDQMMAMLRTVLDSL; encoded by the coding sequence ATGAATTTTTCCGAGTACCCGATCGAGTCGCTGATGTACATCACCAACCGGCCCGAAATCGTTTTCACGCATGGCAAGGGGTCGTGGCTCTACGACAACGAAGGCAAACGCTACCTCGACTTCATCCAGGGCTGGGCGGTCAACAGCCTGGGCCACTGCAACGACGGCATGATCGAGGCGCTCGAAAAGCAGTCGCGTCTGCTCATCAACCCGTCGCCGGCGTTCTACAACGCGCCGATGGCGAAGCTCGCGGACCTGCTCACGGCGAATAGCTGCTTCGACAAGGTGTTCTTTGCGAACAGCGGCGCCGAAGCCAACGAAGGCGCGATCAAGCTCGCGCGCAAGTGGGGCAAGAAGCATCGCGACGGCGCGTTCGAGATCATCACGTTCGATCACAGCTTCCACGGCCGCACGATCGCGACCATGTCGGCGAGCGGCAAGCCGGGCTGGGACACGATCTACGCGCCGCAGGTGCCGGGCTTCCCGAAGGCCGACCTCAACGACATCGCTTCGGTCGAGAAGCTCATCAACGCGAAGACCGTCGCAGTCATGCTCGAGCCGATCCAGGGCGAAGGCGGCGTGATTCCGGCCACGCGCGAATTCATGCAGGCGCTGCGCGCGCTCACGCAAAAGCACGGCATCCTGCTGATCGCCGATGAAGTGCAAAGCGGTTGCGGCCGCGCGGGCACGCTGTTCGCCTACGAACTCTCGGGTATCGAGCCGGACATCATGACGCTCGGCAAGGGCATTGGCGGCGGCGTACCGCTCGCGGCGCTGTGCGCGAAGGAGAGCGCCTGCGTGTTCGAAGCGGGCGACCAGGGCGGCACCTACAACGGCAATCCGCTGATGACGGCCGTGGGCTATTCGGTGATCTCGCAACTGGTGGCGCCGGGCTTCCTCGAAGGCGTGCGCGCGCGCGCCGACTACCTGCGCGACCAGCTGCTCGAACTCTCGGCCGAACGCGGCTTCGAGGGCGAGCGCGGCGAAGGCTTGCTGCGCGCGCTGCTGCTCGGCAAGGACATTGGCCCGCAGATCGTCGAGAAGGCGCGCGACATGCAGCCGGACGGCCTGCTGCTCAACGCCGCGCGTCCGAACCTGCTGCGCTTCATGCCCGCGCTCAACGTGACGAACGCCGAGATCGACCAGATGATGGCGATGCTGCGCACGGTGCTCGACTCGCTCTGA
- a CDS encoding GrlR family regulatory protein, with the protein MTIDGFYAVSFSALLRGGGLVVVENGKVRGGDNEYLYSGEVSGSDDQLRAVLKIKAFAPNAVSVFNTKGGEYTLQLTGQVTGNDLIFSGSAPGSGQTITIRGRRLCGTSLD; encoded by the coding sequence ATGACGATCGATGGATTTTATGCTGTTAGTTTCAGCGCTCTCCTGCGGGGTGGCGGTCTAGTTGTCGTGGAGAACGGTAAGGTCCGCGGCGGCGATAACGAGTATCTGTATTCGGGCGAGGTCTCCGGCTCCGATGACCAGCTTCGCGCAGTTCTAAAGATAAAGGCCTTTGCTCCGAACGCCGTCAGCGTATTCAATACCAAAGGCGGCGAATATACCCTTCAGCTTACAGGGCAGGTCACAGGCAACGATCTCATATTTTCAGGATCCGCCCCGGGTTCAGGACAAACCATCACGATCCGAGGCCGCCGGCTGTGCGGAACTTCGCTCGACTAA
- a CDS encoding TIGR04255 family protein, which translates to MDLSALYPAGGNHAIQNVAFVLEWPVPLTESNIATAKEIHQRHLLKAFPRAETPQIITFNFQAGIGAPPQPPQAGIGLMLTRPRGTAAGNNVAASIQITQQNCVIVVNEYTRWATIWADVSHWLRLLLPAIQKDGNPLTGATLQYTDAFEWRGNPREFIPKVLFSADSTFVPKNALSSLGLWHSHHGFFVEVDPSDGYQLLENVNVNVHEHPESRQRAVVVMTSHKATFSEGIWGSDKAVDALDPLMTRLHERNKDILRDMLASDVKKMIKLDVAN; encoded by the coding sequence ATGGATCTCAGCGCTCTCTATCCGGCTGGCGGGAATCACGCGATACAGAACGTCGCGTTCGTCCTTGAGTGGCCCGTACCCTTGACGGAGAGCAATATTGCTACCGCGAAAGAGATCCATCAGCGGCACTTACTGAAGGCGTTTCCAAGAGCCGAAACGCCGCAAATCATCACGTTCAATTTTCAAGCAGGTATCGGTGCGCCTCCCCAGCCTCCCCAGGCCGGTATCGGATTGATGCTGACGCGCCCGAGGGGAACTGCCGCCGGCAACAACGTCGCGGCAAGTATCCAGATCACCCAGCAGAATTGCGTGATCGTGGTCAACGAGTACACCCGATGGGCCACGATTTGGGCGGATGTGTCTCACTGGCTAAGGCTGCTCTTGCCGGCTATTCAGAAAGACGGTAATCCGCTCACGGGAGCAACTCTCCAGTACACCGACGCCTTCGAATGGCGAGGAAATCCCCGCGAGTTTATTCCCAAAGTGCTGTTCTCGGCAGACTCCACATTTGTGCCAAAAAACGCCTTGTCATCACTTGGTCTATGGCATTCGCATCATGGTTTTTTTGTCGAGGTTGATCCGAGCGACGGGTATCAACTTTTGGAAAATGTGAACGTTAACGTTCATGAGCATCCTGAATCCCGGCAGCGCGCGGTGGTTGTTATGACGAGCCATAAAGCGACGTTCAGCGAGGGAATATGGGGTTCGGATAAGGCTGTCGACGCGCTCGATCCCCTTATGACCCGATTACATGAAAGAAACAAAGACATCCTGAGAGACATGCTCGCCAGCGATGTAAAGAAGATGATTAAGCTTGATGTAGCTAATTAA
- a CDS encoding CDP-6-deoxy-delta-3,4-glucoseen reductase, with protein MAFNVTLKQSGRQFQVEPDEFILNAALRQGIGLPYGCKNGACGSCKGTVCAGEVEQRAHAASALSNDERTRGMALFCCATAQTDLEIDIREIAGVGDMQVRKLPTRIAAIERRADDVVVIKLQLPANERLQYLAGQYLEFILKDGTRRSYSMASAPHEEGPLELHIRHMPGGKFTDHVFSQMKERDILRFEAPLGTFFLREDSDKPIVLLASGTGFAPIKAIVEHAVHKNLNRPMALYWGARQKKDLYLMELAEQWARDIPNFRFVPVLSEPAASDAWTGRTGFVHRAVVEDLPDLSAYQVYACGAPVMVESAQRDFSQHHGLPEDEFYADSFTSAADLANPV; from the coding sequence ATGGCTTTCAACGTAACGCTCAAGCAAAGCGGCCGCCAGTTCCAGGTCGAGCCCGACGAATTCATCCTCAACGCGGCTCTGCGCCAGGGCATCGGTCTGCCGTACGGTTGCAAGAACGGCGCGTGCGGATCGTGCAAGGGCACGGTTTGCGCGGGCGAAGTCGAGCAGCGCGCGCACGCGGCATCGGCGCTGTCGAACGACGAACGCACGCGCGGCATGGCCCTCTTCTGCTGCGCGACGGCGCAAACCGACCTCGAAATCGACATCCGCGAGATCGCCGGCGTGGGCGACATGCAGGTGCGCAAGCTGCCAACCCGCATTGCCGCGATCGAGCGCCGCGCCGACGACGTCGTCGTCATCAAGCTGCAACTGCCCGCGAACGAGCGTCTGCAATATCTCGCCGGCCAGTACCTCGAGTTCATCCTCAAGGACGGCACGCGCCGCAGTTATTCGATGGCCTCGGCGCCGCACGAGGAAGGCCCGCTGGAGTTGCATATCCGCCACATGCCGGGCGGCAAGTTCACCGACCACGTCTTCTCGCAGATGAAAGAGCGCGACATCCTGCGCTTCGAGGCGCCGCTCGGCACCTTTTTCCTGCGCGAGGACTCGGACAAGCCCATCGTGCTGCTCGCCTCGGGCACCGGTTTCGCGCCGATCAAGGCCATCGTCGAGCACGCGGTCCACAAGAACCTGAACCGGCCGATGGCGCTCTACTGGGGCGCGCGCCAGAAGAAGGACCTGTACCTGATGGAACTCGCCGAACAATGGGCGCGCGACATCCCCAACTTCCGCTTCGTGCCCGTGCTCTCCGAGCCCGCCGCCAGCGACGCCTGGACGGGCCGCACGGGCTTCGTGCACCGCGCCGTGGTCGAGGATCTGCCCGATCTCTCGGCGTACCAGGTCTACGCGTGCGGCGCGCCGGTCATGGTGGAATCGGCGCAGCGCGACTTCTCGCAGCATCACGGCCTGCCCGAGGACGAGTTCTATGCGGACTCCTTCACGAGCGCCGCGGACCTCGCGAATCCGGTCTGA
- the dnaB gene encoding replicative DNA helicase yields MNAPHELDELGVRVPPAAIEMEQSVLGALLLDNDAIDRIGDLRAEHFYRYEHRLIFETIQKMLMASRSADVMTVFEWMQSAGTLDRTGGLQYLNALAGTAMGSANIARYAQIVVDRWKLRGVLAALDEVGAMVHNRNGREVGEIIAEAQTRLESLADTAVQAPQLAAAGLAELVTELDAQFHGTPTSATVVKTGFTDVDRKLDGGMRGGDLVVVAGRPSMGKTAFSMAISDHAAAHAGPALVFSIEMPTKQLNMRLLARAGNLPIGKLKDGSKMEDGDWPKLTRAVQHISDLPLYIDESGSVSLPDIVSRARALKRREGLSLIVVDYLGLVKLGKEERHDLQIAAVTRGLKELAKQLDVPVLLLCQLSREVEKRPNKRPQMSDLRDSGAIEQDADVILFLYRDEVYHRDTADKGVAEVIFAKQRNGALGKVGLAFVGDHAKFADLDAGRLLGSSESRATRARGFD; encoded by the coding sequence ATGAACGCCCCTCACGAACTTGATGAACTCGGCGTGCGTGTGCCGCCAGCCGCGATTGAGATGGAGCAGTCTGTGTTGGGCGCGCTGCTTCTCGACAACGACGCAATTGATCGAATTGGGGATCTCCGCGCCGAGCACTTCTATCGCTATGAGCATCGGCTGATCTTCGAAACGATTCAAAAAATGCTGATGGCGTCGCGTTCGGCGGACGTAATGACGGTCTTCGAATGGATGCAGTCGGCGGGAACTCTCGATCGCACAGGCGGCTTGCAATATCTAAACGCACTGGCAGGCACCGCAATGGGATCCGCGAACATCGCGCGCTATGCGCAGATCGTTGTCGACCGGTGGAAGCTGCGCGGCGTGCTGGCGGCGCTTGATGAGGTTGGGGCAATGGTCCACAACCGCAATGGCCGGGAGGTTGGCGAGATCATCGCAGAAGCGCAGACGCGGCTCGAATCGCTCGCCGATACCGCCGTGCAGGCGCCACAGCTTGCAGCGGCCGGACTCGCAGAACTCGTTACGGAGCTCGACGCACAGTTTCACGGCACGCCGACGAGCGCGACGGTAGTGAAGACCGGATTTACCGACGTCGACCGGAAGCTTGACGGTGGGATGCGTGGTGGGGACTTGGTTGTCGTTGCGGGGCGTCCGTCGATGGGCAAGACGGCTTTTTCGATGGCGATCTCCGATCATGCCGCTGCCCACGCAGGTCCTGCACTCGTGTTTTCGATCGAAATGCCCACGAAGCAGTTGAATATGCGGCTTCTTGCACGAGCTGGGAATCTTCCTATCGGGAAGTTGAAAGACGGTTCAAAGATGGAGGACGGAGACTGGCCGAAGCTGACGCGCGCCGTTCAACACATCTCGGACTTACCGCTCTACATCGACGAGTCCGGGAGCGTCTCGCTTCCCGACATCGTCAGCCGAGCGCGCGCGCTAAAGCGCCGTGAAGGCCTCTCGCTGATCGTCGTCGACTATCTGGGCCTCGTGAAGCTCGGCAAGGAGGAGCGCCATGATCTTCAGATCGCCGCGGTAACGCGCGGGCTGAAAGAGCTCGCGAAGCAACTCGACGTGCCGGTGCTGTTGCTCTGCCAATTGAGCCGCGAGGTTGAAAAGCGTCCGAACAAACGCCCGCAGATGTCCGACCTCCGTGATTCAGGTGCGATCGAGCAGGACGCCGACGTGATTCTCTTTTTGTATCGGGACGAGGTCTATCACCGGGACACCGCAGATAAAGGCGTCGCGGAAGTGATCTTTGCCAAGCAGAGGAACGGGGCGCTCGGAAAGGTTGGCCTCGCATTCGTTGGTGATCACGCCAAGTTTGCGGATCTCGATGCGGGACGTCTTTTGGGGAGCAGCGAGTCGCGAGCTACTCGAGCACGGGGCTTTGACTAG